The sequence CGGCGCAGCCGTTGCGGTGGTCGTAGCGGTCGGCGCAGCCGTAGTTTCTCGCAAGAAGAAGTGACGCTGCCCACATCCTGATACGCGGGATCGCTACTTCCCCGTCTCGACGGCGCTTCGAGTTAGCCCGAAGCGCCCGCTTCGGGGTACGGTTGTCCCACGACAAATGACCAATTCCCGGCGTCGCTACGTCCTCGGACGATGTAGCGCCGGCACCGAAGGTGGAGGGGGTCACGCCATGGGGCGCGGCCGTCAGAAGGCAAAGCAGACCAAGGTCGCTCGGAAGCTGAAGTACTACAGCCCCGAGACGGACTACACCGCGCTCGAGCGCGAACTGTCCTCATCGACCCAGACCGACCTCGCGGACCGGTATGACTTACCGTCCGGCGAGGACGTGGACGAGGACGACTGGCACGCGCCGTCATCCCGCCACGGTTGAGTCCCGCGGTCCACGCATCACCCGTCCGCTCCCCCGCCCCGGCACAGCCCGACGGCGGGGGTCGGCGCGGCCTGAGACCTCGCCTCGGGTAGTGCTGCTCGGGTGCGGCGAGATCCGCCCAGGTGAGTTCTGCCGCCCACAACGCCGGCTGCCCCGCTGAGCACCGCAGGCCGCCCGGGTGAGCACCGCCGTCGGCTCTAGGCCACCCCCATACCGTCGCCGATGCCGGGCCGCCCCGTGGGGCACTGTCCCGATCCCGGACGACCTAGCGATCTGACCCGATTCCGGCGAGGAGGCTGTCCACACCCCGCCGGAACGTCTCCTCCACGTCCATCGACTCGCCACCGGTCCGCGACTGCTCCCGCAACAGTGCGCTGAGGTGCGGATGCTGCTCCGGGTCGGCAAGCGCTGCCACATGGGCGGCGCCGACACTGGGGTCGGTCCGAGCATCCGCCGACTCTTGACTGCCGAAGTTCATCGCCCAGCCAGAGAGCAGAGCGATGCCGAGCATGCTCGAACCGGCGTCGGCACCTAGCGGAGTCAAGGCTGCAACCATCCGGTCGAGGAGCCGGACGCCGTTGGGCCCTCGCGCGGGAGTGCTGATGTCGGCCAACCATGGATGCCGGCGGTAGGCCGCCCGGATCTGCTCGAGGATCATCAGGACATCGGTGCGCACATCGCCGGTGATCGGAGCGAAGACGTACTCGCCGGCGATCCGGTCCGCCATCAGATCTTCGATGTCGGTCTTACCAGTGACGTAGCGGTAGAGCGATGCAGGACCAGTCCCCAACGCTGTAGCGACCCCGCGCATCGATAGCTTGTCCAGGCCGTCAGCATCAGCGATCTGGATCGCCGCCTCGCCGATCTCGCTGAACGTGTACCGAGGGCGCGGACCTGGGCGCCCATCCTGGGCACGGAGCCAGATCGGGGTTGTAGGGCTGTCCACGGCCTCATCATGCATCATCTCGGGCCGCACAGCCATAGTTGCGAACGATGTTCGCAATGCCATACGCTCACCTCATGAGAACTGAGAACAGTATTCGCAGATCGTCTGTGGCGCAGCCGATCGTTGAGCTGGACGGCGTCACCAAGTCGTTCGGCCCGCACCGCGCCATCGACCGGCTGGCGCTGACCATCGCTCGTGGTGAGGTCCACGCGCTGCTCGGCCCGAACGGGTCCGGCAAGAGCACTACCGTTCGGATGATCGCCACGTTGCTGCGCCCCGACGCAGGTACGGTCCGGATCCTCGGGTACGACACCGTCCGGGATGCGGCGGCCGTCAAGAAGCACCTTGGCCTGGTCGGCCAGTTTGCGGCCCTCGACCTACGGCTGACCGGACTGGAGAACCTCACGATGTTCGGTGCACTGGCCGGCCTCTCCCGTCGACAGGCCCGCGAGCGGGCGCACGAGCTGCTCGACCGGTTCGGGCTCGCCGAAGCAGGACACCGGCTGGTCTCAGGCTGGTCGGGTGGGATGCGACGTCGCCTGGACATCGTCGCTGCCGTGGTGGTGACGCCATCGGTCCTGCTCCTGGACGAACCGACGACTGCCCTCGACCCGGTCAGCCGGATGGTCGTCTACGACATGGTGCGAACGATGGCCCAGGAGGGGACGGCGGTCGTCTTGACGACCCAGTACCTGGACGAAGCGGACCAGCTCGCCGACCGGGTGACCATCCTCGAGCACGGTCGCACTGTCGTCGAGGGTTCACCCACCGACATCAAGCGCACTGTCGGCGAGGGCATCACCGTCACCGTCGATGACCGCGACGCGGACCGGACCGCGCCCACTACCGCAGCCCTGGGCCTGCGCACGGCCGACCGCGAACCGGGTGAGACCGCCGGCACGGCTCGGCTCACCCTAGTCGCCGAGGACGAACGACACCGGCCCACCCTTGCCGCCGTGCTCCGGGCGCTCGACGACGCAGGCATCGGCGTCGACGACATCGGGCGCC is a genomic window of Ruania zhangjianzhongii containing:
- a CDS encoding DUF3073 domain-containing protein; translated protein: MGRGRQKAKQTKVARKLKYYSPETDYTALERELSSSTQTDLADRYDLPSGEDVDEDDWHAPSSRHG
- a CDS encoding TetR/AcrR family transcriptional regulator, which translates into the protein MDSPTTPIWLRAQDGRPGPRPRYTFSEIGEAAIQIADADGLDKLSMRGVATALGTGPASLYRYVTGKTDIEDLMADRIAGEYVFAPITGDVRTDVLMILEQIRAAYRRHPWLADISTPARGPNGVRLLDRMVAALTPLGADAGSSMLGIALLSGWAMNFGSQESADARTDPSVGAAHVAALADPEQHPHLSALLREQSRTGGESMDVEETFRRGVDSLLAGIGSDR
- a CDS encoding ABC transporter ATP-binding protein; its protein translation is MRTENSIRRSSVAQPIVELDGVTKSFGPHRAIDRLALTIARGEVHALLGPNGSGKSTTVRMIATLLRPDAGTVRILGYDTVRDAAAVKKHLGLVGQFAALDLRLTGLENLTMFGALAGLSRRQARERAHELLDRFGLAEAGHRLVSGWSGGMRRRLDIVAAVVVTPSVLLLDEPTTALDPVSRMVVYDMVRTMAQEGTAVVLTTQYLDEADQLADRVTILEHGRTVVEGSPTDIKRTVGEGITVTVDDRDADRTAPTTAALGLRTADREPGETAGTARLTLVAEDERHRPTLAAVLRALDDAGIGVDDIGRRHPTLDEAFLALTGTPHNDDHQEALR